From a single Collibacillus ludicampi genomic region:
- a CDS encoding DUF2254 family protein, which produces MSFKANFKHAPVSAGIIFHLLFSWILIVAILVWAPPVFSGDTETARNYLNTIAGTLSTILALCISLVMVAIQLTASKYSHRVLDFFIRLPYNASLLSFYLLTIFHSIYVLSKVRDFAYDPLPFWLDQAMSADLFLLIFCFLALLVYMFAIMKLLNPETIVRAIAREYMVAYRHSRYDEAVDKMEQIADIGKRCLSDMDASTAIVSVEYLAQMMHQTRMPTAESDAVLWYHRKIVHLLLGIASIAFKERETSISSAILDEFFDIGERYAETGSLKAAGMILEAYEWIIMNNLIGEKQHSLIERVIEQTFQMTCEIVKREQGEEQLHKFVLRSFRTLRRIGQQILKTEVFGNELVAKQIVSKMFGELLATIIEKNGPAYPKTLIRELLHEYMKLSRLLLMKSEAKEIVRITTWLREEMLPHRENRMRVYPFLYLYTLLGASALYLNRKEMVTILIRAIGKYFPPDQTVLRELQEERMQVRAFFDFHEPERYLSELYVLWDAYHRYAAAHQEDDRKALDLSSSAIRNRKAWYDLFDGKPLEQFLQTEHQGEKKGWE; this is translated from the coding sequence ATGAGTTTCAAGGCAAACTTCAAACATGCGCCCGTATCCGCCGGTATCATCTTCCATTTATTGTTCTCCTGGATTTTGATTGTAGCGATTCTTGTATGGGCACCCCCGGTTTTCTCGGGAGACACAGAGACGGCACGAAACTATCTGAATACGATCGCCGGAACGCTCTCCACGATTCTCGCACTGTGTATCTCGCTCGTCATGGTCGCCATCCAGCTGACGGCAAGTAAATATAGTCATCGTGTGCTCGATTTTTTTATCCGCCTTCCGTACAACGCATCCTTGCTTTCGTTTTATCTGCTAACGATTTTTCACTCGATTTATGTCCTCTCGAAAGTTCGTGATTTTGCTTATGATCCCCTGCCTTTTTGGCTCGATCAGGCGATGAGCGCCGACCTTTTTTTATTGATCTTTTGTTTTCTCGCGTTGCTCGTGTATATGTTTGCGATCATGAAACTGCTCAATCCGGAAACGATCGTAAGGGCGATCGCGCGTGAATATATGGTTGCCTATCGTCACAGCCGTTACGATGAGGCTGTCGATAAGATGGAACAGATTGCGGATATCGGAAAACGTTGCCTCTCCGACATGGATGCATCGACAGCCATCGTGAGTGTCGAATATTTGGCGCAGATGATGCATCAAACGCGCATGCCGACTGCAGAATCCGACGCGGTTCTCTGGTATCACCGCAAGATCGTTCATTTGCTGCTCGGAATTGCCAGTATCGCCTTTAAAGAACGGGAGACCTCGATTTCAAGCGCAATCCTTGATGAGTTTTTCGATATCGGAGAACGTTATGCGGAAACAGGTTCGCTCAAAGCGGCGGGTATGATCCTTGAAGCGTACGAATGGATCATCATGAACAATCTGATTGGAGAGAAACAGCATAGTTTGATTGAGCGAGTCATTGAGCAGACATTCCAAATGACGTGTGAAATTGTGAAGCGGGAACAAGGGGAAGAACAGCTGCACAAGTTCGTCTTGCGATCTTTCCGTACTCTTCGCAGAATCGGGCAACAGATTCTCAAAACGGAGGTGTTCGGCAATGAACTGGTAGCCAAACAGATCGTCTCCAAAATGTTTGGCGAGTTATTGGCAACCATCATTGAAAAAAATGGGCCCGCCTATCCGAAAACGCTTATCCGTGAATTGTTACACGAATATATGAAGTTATCCCGTTTGTTACTCATGAAATCGGAAGCGAAAGAGATTGTGCGCATCACGACATGGTTGCGTGAAGAAATGTTGCCGCACCGTGAGAACCGCATGCGCGTCTATCCTTTTTTATATCTGTACACATTACTTGGAGCCTCGGCTTTGTACTTGAATCGAAAGGAAATGGTGACGATTTTAATAAGGGCGATCGGCAAATATTTTCCGCCTGATCAAACGGTCTTGCGCGAACTGCAAGAGGAGCGCATGCAAGTGCGCGCTTTTTTTGATTTTCACGAACCGGAACGTTATCTGTCCGAGTTATACGTCCTCTGGGACGCTTACCATCGTTATGCCGCGGCACATCAAGAGGATGATCGAAAAGCGCTTGATTTATCCTCATCAGCGATCCGTAACAGGAAGGCATGGTATGACCTGTTTGACGGAAAACCGCTCGAACAATTTTTACAAACGGAACATCAGGGAGAAAAAAAAGGATGGGAGTGA
- a CDS encoding alpha/beta hydrolase, which translates to MTNDTQILTGKTEKLAITSRFLGETRQVKIYLPHTYSPLYSYPVLYANDGSDYMSLGRMLTLLNKRFTPQKATPFLVVFVPVDKNIRTEEYSPTGERNEAYIRFFAEELVPMIDEKYSTIPLASARGIIGSSLGATAALHTYLQYPRMFQILLLQSGAFLESSLQAVRNRESHHGLHCHQMVGLKETAFQMSNGTILNFVDANRKMKDLLQSKGAQVEYSEYDGDHTWGTWQQDLPHALDYFCKHSS; encoded by the coding sequence ATGACCAATGATACACAAATACTCACGGGTAAAACCGAAAAACTGGCGATTACTAGCCGCTTCCTCGGTGAAACACGGCAAGTCAAGATTTATCTCCCGCACACTTATTCTCCCTTATACTCGTATCCCGTACTGTATGCGAACGACGGAAGCGACTATATGTCTTTGGGACGCATGCTGACATTGCTTAATAAACGTTTCACACCGCAAAAGGCTACCCCGTTCCTCGTCGTCTTCGTCCCGGTTGATAAAAACATCCGAACGGAAGAATACAGTCCAACCGGCGAACGAAATGAGGCGTATATCCGTTTTTTCGCTGAAGAACTCGTCCCCATGATCGACGAAAAGTATTCGACGATTCCTTTGGCATCTGCCAGAGGCATCATCGGTTCTTCGTTGGGTGCAACGGCAGCGCTACATACGTATTTACAGTATCCGCGCATGTTTCAAATTCTGTTGTTACAATCGGGAGCCTTCCTCGAATCTTCACTGCAAGCGGTAAGGAATCGGGAATCCCATCATGGGCTTCATTGTCACCAGATGGTCGGTCTCAAGGAAACCGCTTTTCAGATGAGCAATGGGACGATTCTCAATTTCGTGGATGCAAACCGCAAAATGAAAGATTTGTTGCAAAGCAAAGGAGCGCAAGTCGAATACAGCGAATATGATGGCGATCACACGTGGGGAACGTGGCAGCAAGATCTCCCTCACGCACTCGATTACTTTTGCAAACATTCTTCTTGA
- a CDS encoding ABC transporter permease, whose amino-acid sequence MRDAMNTYLAMLRAAILCRLEYRADFLMGILGVFILNGATLGTTWILLQRFQTIHGWTFWQIVFLYNLWLLGHSIRAIFFRQVSLLEEYIVQGTFDQFLTKPASPLIQFLGREVHYLGVGDMLLSSTMLTLAYNHLGLHWSPWMFPWFVVVVLSSATVEVTLVLTLSCMAFFTTRSRAFVNAATQFSFNLVQQYPLDMFGRSIRAIVTFILPFAFMNYYPSLFLLGKTGEVGVHPFLPFASPFVAVLLVILAGFVWRLSIKRYTSTGS is encoded by the coding sequence ATGCGTGATGCGATGAATACCTACTTGGCAATGCTCCGAGCAGCCATCCTATGTCGTCTCGAATACCGTGCTGATTTTCTCATGGGAATTCTCGGGGTATTTATCCTGAACGGAGCGACGCTTGGAACCACATGGATCCTGTTGCAACGTTTTCAAACCATTCACGGATGGACATTCTGGCAAATCGTTTTCCTCTATAATCTCTGGCTTTTGGGTCACAGCATCCGTGCGATCTTTTTTCGACAGGTCAGCCTCCTGGAAGAATATATCGTGCAGGGAACGTTTGACCAGTTTCTTACCAAACCCGCGTCCCCGCTGATTCAATTTCTGGGACGGGAAGTTCATTATTTGGGTGTGGGAGATATGTTGTTGTCATCGACGATGCTCACACTGGCATACAACCATTTGGGGCTTCACTGGAGCCCCTGGATGTTTCCCTGGTTTGTTGTCGTCGTGCTTTCATCGGCCACAGTGGAAGTCACGCTTGTACTCACGCTTTCCTGCATGGCTTTCTTCACGACCCGTTCGCGGGCATTCGTGAATGCGGCCACACAGTTTAGTTTTAACCTTGTACAACAGTACCCGTTGGATATGTTTGGCCGCTCCATCCGCGCGATCGTCACGTTTATTTTGCCATTTGCTTTTATGAACTATTATCCGAGCCTGTTTTTGCTCGGGAAGACCGGTGAAGTCGGGGTTCATCCGTTTCTCCCGTTCGCGTCCCCGTTTGTAGCAGTTCTCTTGGTCATCCTTGCAGGTTTTGTCTGGCGGTTAAGCATCAAACGATATACAAGCACCGGTTCGTAA
- a CDS encoding ABC transporter permease has translation MSLFWTFSRQAFFKISAYRANFWTEMFTLFVQIFVVKTLWSVLYKQAPSIFGNISLSQMITYGVISIVMGIVLSTDEGPHQYITTQVKTGMIANDLLKPISFPAHMLLRSTGDTIARTIFYVLPPLVVAYLILDLQIPASIQQAALFLLSLILSYLVLFFCNFLFGLIVFKTQDLIGFMFTYWALLRFLSGQLVPIWLYPDWLKSLVYALPFQAIFYTPLAIYIGKVNGAAIVQAISIQALWVVALYLLSLWVWSRVHRYLTVQGG, from the coding sequence GTGTCGCTGTTTTGGACATTTAGCCGTCAAGCGTTTTTTAAGATTTCCGCCTATCGGGCGAATTTTTGGACGGAGATGTTCACTCTATTCGTGCAGATTTTTGTCGTAAAAACATTATGGAGCGTATTGTACAAACAAGCGCCCTCCATCTTCGGTAACATCTCATTGTCACAGATGATCACATATGGAGTGATCAGTATCGTTATGGGGATCGTATTATCGACCGATGAGGGACCGCATCAATATATCACCACACAGGTGAAAACAGGGATGATTGCAAACGATCTGTTGAAGCCGATCAGTTTTCCTGCACATATGCTGTTGCGTTCTACAGGGGATACGATCGCTCGCACCATTTTCTACGTTCTGCCGCCTCTGGTGGTAGCCTATCTGATTCTCGATCTGCAGATTCCGGCAAGTATTCAACAGGCGGCTCTGTTTTTGCTGAGTCTTATTTTATCGTACTTGGTTCTCTTCTTCTGCAATTTTTTGTTCGGACTGATCGTGTTTAAGACACAAGATCTCATCGGTTTCATGTTTACCTACTGGGCGCTCTTGCGTTTTCTTTCCGGTCAATTGGTACCGATCTGGCTATATCCCGATTGGCTGAAGTCGCTTGTGTACGCATTGCCTTTTCAAGCGATCTTCTATACCCCGCTCGCGATCTATATCGGAAAGGTAAACGGTGCCGCAATCGTACAGGCGATCAGCATACAAGCGCTCTGGGTCGTAGCGTTGTATCTTCTCTCCCTGTGGGTATGGAGCCGAGTGCATCGCTACCTGACTGTGCAAGGAGGGTGA
- a CDS encoding ABC transporter ATP-binding protein: MEHVIEVRELRKEFKRLIPKEGFLSSIRNLWNTNYTVHTAVDNISFQVKKGELVGYIGPNGAGKSTSIKMLTGILVPTSGEVKVAGRVPYLERKEHAKNIGVVFGQKTQLWWDIPVIESFRVLKTIYKIPPTVYKKNLDLFRELLDLHEFEHQPVRQLSLGQRMRADLAAALLHDPQILFLDEPTIGVDVLAKERLRAFIREINRERGVTVLLTTHDMTDIEKLCNRMMIIDGGRILYDGSIDDLKKRFGGERTLIVELDEGQLAQPLDLPHARITRQEGRRMWLAFDKDLVTASELMLQIAQHHTIRDVTVEEPEIEAIVRQIYEQGLNEKEERERVAVLDI, encoded by the coding sequence ATGGAACATGTGATCGAAGTCCGTGAATTACGCAAAGAATTTAAACGATTGATCCCGAAGGAAGGATTCCTGTCTTCGATTCGCAATCTGTGGAATACAAACTATACCGTACATACGGCGGTCGATAATATCAGCTTTCAAGTAAAGAAGGGTGAGCTCGTTGGCTATATCGGACCGAACGGTGCCGGCAAATCGACATCGATCAAGATGCTCACCGGGATTCTGGTACCGACATCCGGTGAAGTGAAAGTGGCAGGCAGGGTGCCCTATCTGGAACGAAAAGAACATGCGAAAAATATCGGAGTGGTCTTTGGACAAAAAACGCAACTTTGGTGGGACATTCCTGTCATTGAAAGTTTTCGCGTGTTAAAGACGATCTACAAGATCCCGCCCACCGTGTATAAGAAAAATCTCGATCTGTTTCGCGAACTGCTTGATCTTCACGAGTTCGAACATCAACCGGTTCGTCAATTGTCTCTCGGGCAACGCATGCGGGCCGATCTGGCGGCTGCGCTTTTACATGATCCACAAATCTTATTTCTCGACGAACCGACGATCGGCGTCGACGTACTGGCCAAGGAACGTTTGCGTGCATTTATCCGGGAAATCAATCGGGAACGGGGCGTTACCGTCTTACTTACCACTCACGACATGACCGATATCGAGAAACTGTGTAACCGCATGATGATTATCGATGGAGGACGCATTTTGTACGACGGCTCGATTGACGATTTGAAGAAAAGGTTTGGAGGCGAGCGCACCCTGATCGTCGAGCTGGATGAAGGACAACTTGCGCAGCCGCTCGACCTTCCGCACGCACGGATCACCCGGCAAGAAGGCAGACGGATGTGGCTGGCTTTCGACAAAGACCTCGTCACGGCATCCGAGTTGATGTTGCAAATCGCGCAACACCATACGATTCGCGATGTCACAGTCGAAGAACCGGAAATCGAAGCGATCGTTCGGCAAATCTACGAACAGGGGTTGAATGAGAAGGAGGAACGCGAACGTGTCGCTGTTTTGGACATTTAG
- a CDS encoding Rqc2 family fibronectin-binding protein — protein sequence MAFDGVVLRAVTHELESTILGGRVDKIHQPLQRDLLLQIRNQGKNYRLLLSAHPVYPRVHLVERYHAQNPLEPPMFCMLLRKHLEGGRITRIEQVDNERILIIAVENRDELGDLTERHLVVEIMGRHSNIILLDPSEQRILDGIVHVNFSTSRHREVLPGRPYIAPPEQGKANPLTATREEFLRLRKEHPELAFDQFLVRMYSGISPLLGKEFSYRAASDDPIAEWESFNEVLKKLRVHDYEPTIVWDGDGKALAFSAVTLTHKEGTRERMKSISQCIETFFHEKSWQDALKQKAGDIERLLQTELSKNRAKLRKFEEAIEDSREAETYRLYGELITAHLYQIDKGLTEVSLPNFYDENMKKVSIPMNPGLTPMENAQAYFKKYNKVKKSIPILEEQIRLTREEISYLESVLEQLRFSNWNDLDEIREELEQEGYLKAKRKNKGSKKQPPVRPEYYRSSDGIDIYVGKNNRQNDYLTMKMASSTDTWLHTKDLPGSHVVIRAKEPSETTLFEAANLAAYFSKGRESSQVPVDYTLIKHVWKPNGAKPGFVLYEKQKTIYVTPDAELVKRMKVGN from the coding sequence ATGGCATTCGACGGGGTTGTCTTGCGTGCGGTCACACACGAACTGGAATCAACCATTTTGGGTGGCCGTGTGGACAAAATTCATCAACCGCTTCAGAGGGATCTCCTTTTGCAAATCCGCAATCAAGGAAAAAACTACAGGCTTCTTCTGTCTGCCCATCCGGTCTACCCTCGCGTTCACTTGGTCGAACGGTATCACGCCCAAAATCCGCTGGAACCCCCTATGTTCTGCATGCTTCTGCGCAAACATCTTGAAGGGGGGCGAATCACGCGCATTGAACAAGTCGATAATGAACGCATCCTGATCATCGCTGTGGAAAATCGGGATGAATTAGGGGATCTGACAGAACGCCATCTCGTGGTTGAAATCATGGGCCGGCATTCGAATATCATCTTGCTTGACCCTTCCGAGCAACGCATCCTTGACGGAATCGTACATGTAAACTTCTCTACGAGCCGGCACCGTGAAGTCTTGCCCGGACGTCCATATATCGCACCGCCCGAGCAGGGGAAAGCGAATCCTCTTACCGCTACGCGCGAAGAATTTTTGCGATTGCGCAAAGAACACCCTGAACTCGCTTTCGATCAATTTCTCGTGCGCATGTATAGCGGGATCTCTCCGTTACTCGGAAAGGAGTTCTCTTATCGTGCGGCATCGGACGATCCGATCGCGGAATGGGAGTCGTTTAACGAGGTTTTGAAAAAACTTCGCGTTCATGACTACGAACCAACGATTGTTTGGGACGGGGACGGAAAGGCGCTCGCTTTCTCCGCGGTAACTCTCACCCATAAAGAGGGTACACGTGAGCGAATGAAAAGTATTTCTCAATGTATCGAGACGTTTTTCCATGAAAAAAGCTGGCAGGATGCGCTCAAACAGAAAGCGGGAGATATCGAACGTCTGCTTCAAACGGAGCTTTCGAAAAATCGAGCCAAATTACGTAAATTTGAGGAAGCGATTGAGGATTCGAGAGAAGCGGAGACCTACCGATTGTACGGGGAACTGATTACCGCCCATTTGTATCAAATCGATAAAGGGCTTACTGAAGTCAGTCTCCCGAATTTTTATGACGAGAACATGAAAAAAGTCTCCATCCCTATGAATCCAGGTCTTACACCTATGGAAAATGCCCAAGCTTATTTTAAGAAATATAACAAAGTGAAGAAATCGATTCCTATTCTTGAAGAGCAGATTCGTTTGACACGCGAGGAAATCTCCTATCTGGAAAGCGTACTCGAACAACTTCGTTTTTCTAACTGGAATGATTTAGATGAGATTCGTGAGGAATTGGAGCAAGAAGGATATCTGAAAGCAAAACGAAAAAACAAAGGAAGCAAAAAACAACCTCCTGTCCGTCCTGAATATTATCGTTCTTCCGATGGTATCGATATCTATGTGGGCAAAAACAACCGGCAAAACGATTATTTGACAATGAAAATGGCATCCAGCACAGATACTTGGCTGCATACAAAGGATCTTCCAGGTTCTCACGTCGTCATCCGAGCAAAAGAGCCTTCTGAAACCACACTCTTCGAAGCTGCGAACTTGGCTGCTTATTTTTCAAAAGGCAGGGAATCTTCACAGGTTCCGGTAGACTATACGCTGATCAAACATGTGTGGAAGCCGAATGGTGCAAAACCGGGTTTTGTACTTTATGAGAAACAAAAAACGATCTATGTAACGCCAGACGCTGAACTGGTCAAACGAATGAAGGTAGGGAATTGA
- a CDS encoding calcium-transporting P-type ATPase, PMR1-type, producing the protein MQKTYWHSMSVQECLQKQEVKLSGLTEDDVYARREQYGENRLAEGEQKSLLTLFLDQFRDFMILVLLGATLISGLLEEYTDAITIIAIVIVNGFLGFFQEVRAERSLASLKELSAPTARVIREGKKRVIPAAELVPGDIIELEAGDRVPADLRLIAVHGLETEESALTGESLPVAKLVERINDPEAGLGDRRNMAYMGTMVTRGKGQAVVVATGMQTEMGKIADLIQSAEDAMTPLQMRLEHLGKILVYVALGITAVVVITGILHGQKMYEMFLAGVSLAVAAIPEGLPAIVTIALALGVQRMIKRRAIVRKLPSVETLGCATVICSDKTGTLTQNKMTVQKVWLGGIFYGVTGSGYEPQGEFLLSGRTIDPNRRPDLKRLLQIGVLCNNAELVKVNKGKGEETLWQVNGDPTEGALLVLGGKAGIRTDAIEQVEQRVEEIPFDSVRKMMSVLTRNKEGEMHLLVKGAPDVLLSRCSHMLVEGKVVPLSASLRKSIIQANEEMAREALRVLGFAYRPLYDIKQLKQRDPEQNLVFVGLAGMMDPPREEVFEAIQKCKRAGIKTIMITGDHQATAEAIARQLGILPAKGIVLNGNDLQQMTDQQLIDKVDHTYVFARVSPEHKLRIVKALQARGHVVAMTGDGVNDAPAIKAADIGISMGQSGTDVAKEASALILSDDNFATIVAAIEEGRGIYDNIRKFVRYLLASNVGEIVTMFIAMLMGLPLPLLPIQILWVNLVTDGLPAIALGVDQAEADIMKRPPRNVKESIFARGLGFKILSRGILIGLATLAVFWYGLQTDPSNLEKAQTMAFATLVMAQLIHVFDCRSVEKGIFSRNLFENMWLVASVLSSTLLLLTVMYVTSLQPIFRTVPLGVVDWLLVLVASAIPTFALAARRATRQAKPRLGLSRR; encoded by the coding sequence GTGCAGAAGACGTACTGGCATTCCATGAGTGTACAAGAATGCCTGCAAAAGCAAGAAGTAAAATTGTCCGGTTTAACGGAAGACGACGTGTATGCACGACGGGAACAATACGGAGAGAATCGCTTGGCAGAAGGGGAGCAGAAAAGCCTTTTAACACTGTTTTTGGATCAATTTCGCGATTTCATGATTCTCGTGCTCTTGGGAGCGACCCTGATTTCGGGACTGCTCGAAGAATATACAGATGCGATCACCATCATCGCGATCGTCATTGTCAACGGGTTTCTCGGTTTCTTTCAGGAAGTGCGTGCCGAACGATCGTTGGCATCATTAAAGGAATTATCTGCACCAACAGCACGTGTGATTCGAGAAGGGAAAAAACGTGTCATTCCGGCAGCCGAGTTGGTTCCTGGCGACATCATCGAGTTGGAAGCGGGAGACCGTGTACCTGCCGATCTCAGGCTAATCGCAGTACACGGATTGGAGACGGAAGAATCTGCATTAACGGGAGAATCTTTACCCGTAGCCAAACTTGTAGAGAGGATCAATGACCCTGAAGCCGGACTGGGGGACCGTCGCAATATGGCCTATATGGGAACGATGGTGACTCGCGGAAAAGGTCAGGCGGTTGTCGTGGCTACGGGTATGCAGACCGAAATGGGAAAAATAGCCGATTTGATTCAATCTGCGGAAGATGCCATGACTCCTTTGCAAATGCGTCTCGAACATTTGGGAAAGATCCTCGTTTATGTAGCCCTTGGGATTACAGCCGTAGTCGTCATCACGGGAATCCTTCATGGACAGAAAATGTACGAGATGTTCCTCGCAGGTGTATCATTGGCTGTGGCCGCTATCCCTGAGGGATTGCCCGCGATCGTAACGATCGCGCTCGCGCTTGGCGTACAAAGAATGATCAAACGGCGCGCCATCGTGCGCAAATTGCCTTCTGTGGAAACACTGGGCTGTGCCACGGTTATCTGTTCCGATAAGACAGGGACTTTGACACAAAATAAGATGACTGTTCAGAAAGTGTGGCTCGGCGGTATTTTTTACGGAGTAACCGGTTCGGGATATGAACCGCAGGGAGAGTTTCTTCTGTCCGGTAGAACCATCGATCCGAATCGCCGTCCCGATTTGAAAAGACTGTTGCAAATCGGTGTCTTGTGTAACAACGCTGAACTGGTCAAAGTGAACAAAGGGAAAGGAGAGGAGACTCTCTGGCAAGTGAACGGCGATCCGACGGAAGGAGCATTGCTCGTGTTAGGCGGCAAAGCGGGAATCCGCACGGACGCCATAGAGCAGGTCGAACAAAGAGTGGAAGAGATCCCGTTCGATTCGGTGCGGAAAATGATGTCTGTGCTTACGCGCAACAAGGAGGGTGAAATGCATCTCCTGGTGAAAGGGGCACCGGATGTCCTTTTATCCCGTTGTTCCCATATGTTGGTGGAAGGGAAAGTTGTTCCCCTCTCCGCTTCTTTGCGCAAATCGATCATTCAGGCGAATGAAGAGATGGCCCGCGAAGCGTTGCGCGTTCTCGGTTTTGCTTACCGTCCTCTCTATGACATCAAGCAATTGAAACAGAGGGATCCTGAACAAAATCTCGTTTTTGTAGGATTGGCAGGGATGATGGATCCCCCTCGTGAAGAAGTGTTTGAAGCGATACAAAAATGTAAACGTGCGGGTATTAAAACGATCATGATCACAGGTGACCATCAAGCGACTGCGGAAGCGATCGCGCGTCAACTGGGGATCCTGCCCGCAAAAGGGATCGTGCTGAACGGGAACGATTTGCAACAGATGACCGATCAACAACTGATCGACAAAGTAGATCATACCTACGTATTTGCGCGCGTATCGCCTGAACACAAACTGCGTATCGTCAAAGCATTGCAAGCAAGGGGACATGTGGTAGCGATGACAGGCGACGGCGTAAATGACGCGCCGGCGATCAAAGCGGCCGATATCGGTATTTCGATGGGACAATCGGGCACAGATGTGGCCAAAGAAGCGTCTGCGCTGATCTTATCGGATGACAATTTTGCTACCATCGTCGCGGCGATCGAAGAGGGGCGCGGCATTTACGATAACATTCGCAAATTCGTGCGTTATTTACTCGCATCAAACGTGGGCGAGATCGTAACGATGTTCATCGCCATGCTCATGGGGCTTCCGTTGCCTCTGTTACCGATACAGATCTTATGGGTCAACCTTGTGACCGATGGATTGCCGGCGATCGCCCTCGGTGTCGATCAGGCGGAAGCGGATATTATGAAGCGCCCCCCTCGAAACGTGAAAGAGAGTATATTCGCAAGGGGGCTTGGATTTAAAATTCTCTCGCGTGGGATCTTGATAGGCTTGGCTACACTGGCTGTCTTTTGGTACGGTTTGCAAACAGACCCATCCAATCTCGAGAAAGCGCAGACCATGGCCTTCGCAACATTGGTGATGGCTCAACTCATCCATGTGTTTGATTGCCGCTCTGTGGAAAAAGGTATCTTCTCACGCAATCTTTTCGAAAATATGTGGCTCGTCGCTTCCGTGCTCTCGTCCACTCTGTTGCTACTCACTGTCATGTATGTGACCTCCTTGCAGCCGATTTTCCGAACGGTTCCCCTCGGTGTTGTCGACTGGTTACTCGTACTCGTGGCATCTGCGATCCCAACTTTCGCGTTGGCTGCACGCCGGGCGACTCGACAAGCGAAGCCGCGTTTGGGTCTCAGCCGTCGTTAG
- a CDS encoding YicC/YloC family endoribonuclease, whose translation MIKSMTGYGRAELSMDGYRATVEIKAVNHRYCDIVFRMPREYLSLEDSLKKIVASRVKRGRLDVYITVEKTATDARTLSVDTVLAERLKNVADELSERLGIDNDMSVSDLLQFPELLRIEEEEADQEITGSLLQQCVSEALEALVQMRLLEGQRLQRDFENRLEVLKEIVARMEVRSPQTVLEYKQKLETQMRDLLSGLTEVDHSRLLMEVALMADRVNIEEELVRLKSHISQFADALKLEEPIGRKLDFIVQEMNREFNTIGSKANDFSLSASVVEAKSVLEQIREQVQNVE comes from the coding sequence ATGATTAAGAGCATGACCGGGTATGGTCGCGCGGAACTGTCCATGGATGGATATCGTGCAACGGTAGAAATCAAAGCTGTCAATCATCGGTACTGCGATATCGTTTTTCGCATGCCGAGAGAGTATCTTTCATTGGAAGATTCATTAAAAAAAATCGTGGCTTCACGTGTAAAGAGAGGCCGTCTCGATGTCTACATAACAGTGGAGAAGACCGCGACGGATGCACGTACCTTGTCGGTCGACACGGTTCTTGCCGAGCGGTTGAAAAACGTTGCAGACGAACTGAGTGAAAGACTCGGTATCGACAATGATATGTCGGTGTCAGACCTTCTGCAATTTCCCGAACTTCTGCGCATCGAGGAAGAAGAAGCAGATCAAGAGATCACGGGATCGCTTTTGCAACAATGTGTAAGCGAAGCGTTGGAAGCTCTCGTTCAAATGCGGTTGCTGGAGGGGCAACGGTTGCAACGCGATTTTGAGAACCGGTTGGAGGTATTGAAAGAAATCGTGGCACGCATGGAAGTGAGAAGTCCTCAGACCGTTCTCGAATATAAACAAAAATTAGAAACTCAAATGCGTGATTTGTTGTCAGGGCTTACGGAAGTCGACCATTCACGACTCCTCATGGAAGTGGCATTGATGGCGGATCGTGTGAACATAGAAGAAGAACTGGTACGCCTGAAAAGCCATATCAGCCAGTTTGCCGATGCCTTGAAGCTAGAAGAACCCATTGGGCGCAAGTTGGACTTTATCGTACAGGAGATGAATCGGGAGTTTAATACCATCGGTTCCAAGGCGAACGATTTCTCGTTGTCTGCATCTGTCGTGGAAGCGAAGAGTGTTTTAGAGCAAATTCGCGAACAGGTGCAGAATGTTGAGTAA
- the remA gene encoding extracellular matrix/biofilm regulator RemA, with the protein MSIKLINIGFGNIVSANRIVSIVSPESAPIKRIIQEARDRGMLIDATYGRRTRAVIITDSDHVILSAVQPETVAHRLIAKDSNQDEEE; encoded by the coding sequence GTGAGCATTAAATTGATAAATATAGGGTTTGGTAATATAGTCTCGGCGAATCGTATTGTGTCCATTGTTTCACCTGAGTCCGCGCCCATCAAGCGAATCATTCAAGAAGCGAGGGATCGCGGGATGCTGATCGATGCCACGTACGGTCGGCGTACCCGTGCGGTCATCATCACCGACAGTGACCACGTGATCCTTTCGGCTGTTCAGCCGGAGACAGTAGCACACCGTCTGATTGCAAAAGACAGCAATCAAGATGAGGAAGAATAG